A single Drosophila ananassae strain 14024-0371.13 chromosome 3L, ASM1763931v2, whole genome shotgun sequence DNA region contains:
- the LOC6496132 gene encoding uncharacterized protein LOC6496132: MHNSPWLISCLALGWLCLAPSPSVADSPNTPKTRFNITFGQLDTCDSYSITASGYAYRDFFMVHSLDNNKARSGERLHLKFYVLTSMDAHILLSVTDRLRPTDRVYEIVIGAGGNTFSAIRTAMGMRRVSTNQDRNLLSVYEPTPIEIVQTQNAELFVYIPGFKKEPLLQFVDTSALNINYISFSSFGSNTARWFYDCSFDGFDNELSPDKPEPLVEQKLLDYINLRGEKASQPGNLSSLKFHFRPLSVAYEPDKSWLHTTLNFIMHWQDDRLAWKPADYGYLESIEHRDLKIWNPQIYTLNGADYYSSRNLVQYRAELRVYSNGNVTLYLNKMGLTNRCVDTARNWPHERITCDIQLGVIGEVGMGSLSLIYDDQRSPVAPNEHVNTPSGWTFNDISVQQVVNGSQSRYSPKHTLQTMAGDVAIEFRLQRNSKFYMTVFFVPLTACQIFVILSFVLRSTRRSALILISLLITAWALMYITRHAPPFYVPALMSDYKVLMIIATYCYVLHVALMWLELYPPRAKAPNCLMTVMNSNVLRFVLGLRLADSSVYCDVQEKPWPHLAKILNNLSSIVVVITFAILDVTSI, translated from the exons ATGCATAATTCTCCTTGGCTTATCAGTTGTCTGGCGTTAGGCTGGCTCTGCCTGGCACCATCGCCAAGTGTCGCAGACTCTCCAAATACCCCCAAGACCAGATTCAACATCACCTTTGGCCAACTGGACACATGCGACAGCTATTCCATCACGGCAAGTGGATATGCCTACCGAGATTTTTTCATGGTCCACTCCCTGGACAACAACAAGGCACGGAGTGGGGAGAGGCTCCACCTAAAGTTCTACGTGCTTACCTCCATGGACGCCCACATCCTTCTGTCGGTGACGGATAGGCTTCGTCCCACCGATCGGGTGTACGAGATAG TGATAGGAGCTGGCGGAAATACGTTTTCCGCTATCCGGACAGCCATGGGCATGAGACGCGTGTCCACCAACCAAGATCGCAACTTGCTCTCGGTCTACGAGCCAACGCCCATCGAAATCGTGCAGACTCAGA ATGCCGAGCTCTTTGTTTACATTCCCGGATTCAAGAAGGAACCGCTTCTGCAGTTCGTGGACACTTCCGCCCTCAACATAAACTACATCAGCTTCAGCTCCTTTGGCTCGAACACAGCCCGTTGGTTCTACGACTGCAGCTTCGATGGATTTG ATAATGAGCTGTCGCCGGATAAGCCAGAGCCGTTGGTGGAGCAGAAGCTGTTGGACTACATCAATTTGCGCGGGGAGAAAGCCAGTCAGCCGGGAAATCTGAGCTCCTTGAAGTTCCACTTCCGCCCGCTATCGGTGGCCTACGAGCCGGACAAGTCCTGGCTGCACACTACTCTCAACTTCATAATG CACTGGCAGGATGATAGGCTGGCGTGGAAGCCAGCGGACTACGGCTACTTGGAGTCCATCGAGCATCGGGACCTTAAAATATGGAATCCCCAGATCTATACCCTTAACGGCGCCGACTACTATTCATCAAGAAACTTGGTGCAATACCGAGCCGAGTTGCGGGTTTATTCAAATGGAAATGTAACTCTgtatttaaacaaaatgggGCTGACCAACCGGTGCGTGGACACTGCCCGAAACTGGCCCCACGAACGGATAACGTGCGACATCCAACTGGGCGTCATCGGCGAGGTCGGAATGGGGAGCTTGTCGCTAATCTACGATGATCAGCGCAGTCCAGTGGCGCCAAACGAGCACGTGAACACGCCTTCGGGCTGGACCTTCAACGACATCAGCGTCCAGCAGGTGGTGAACGGGTCGCAGAGCAGGTATTCTCCGAAGCACACACTCCAGACGATGGCCGGCGACGTGGCCATTGAGTTTAGGTTGCAGAGGAATAGCAAATTTTATATGACAGTATTCTTCGTTCCACTGACAG CCTGCCAGATATTTGTGATCCTGTCCTTTGTGCTGAGGTCGACCCGCAGGAGCGCCCTGATACTCATTTCCCTCCTGATAACCGCCTGGGCCCTGATGTACATAACGCGCCACGCCCCTCCGTTCTATGTGCCAGCTCTCA TGTCCGACTACAAGGTTCTCATGATTATCGCCACCTACTGCTATGTCCTGCACGTAGCCCTCATGTGGCTGGAGCTATATCCTCCCCGGGCAAAGGCCCCCAACTGCCTGATGACCGTCATGAACTCAAACGTCCTTCGGTTCGTCCTGGGACTGCGTTTGGCCGAT TCGAGCGTCTACTGCGATGTCCAGGAGAAACCCTGGCCCCACCTCGCCAAGATCCTGAACAACCTGAGCTCGATCGTGGTGGTTATCACTTTTGCCATCCTGGACGTCACTAGTATTTGA
- the LOC6494453 gene encoding cuticle protein 16.5, with the protein MGLPNCLRKVSRCSSPSKPSNSLFSMKLLVLTTLLAVANAAPGLLDYGLGHTAPAISYGHAAPAISYAHAAPAITYAAAAPVIKSYAAPAISYAAAAPVIKSYAAPSISYAAAAPVIKSYAAPAISYAAPTVVKAVAAPATSYSHFSSVVNHATPIIKSYAAPIATPIIKSYAAPAISYAAPAVVKSYAAPAISYAAPAVVKSYAAPAISYAAPTLVKSYAAPALSLGGHDDYYGYH; encoded by the exons ATGGGGTTGCCCAACTGCTTGAGGAAAGTGAGTCG TTGCAGTTCTCCCTCGAAGCCAAGCAATTCGTTATTCAGCATGAAACTTCTG GTCCTTACCACTCTGCTGGCCGTGGCGAACGCCGCTCCCGGTCTCCTCGATTACGGACTGGGCCACACCGCCCCGGCCATCAGCTACGGGCACGCCGCCCCGGCCATCAGCTACGCGCACGCCGCTCCCGCCATCACCTACGCTGCAGCCGCTCCCGTCATCAAGTCCTACGCTGCTCCGGCCATCAGCTATGCTGCAGCCGCTCCAGTGATCAAGTCCTATGCTGCTCCGTCCATCAGCTACGCTGCAGCTGCTCCGGTGATCAAGTCATATGCCGCTCCGGCTATCAGCTATGCCGCTCCCACCGTGGTCAAGGCGGTGGCTGCTCCGGCCACCAGCTATTCCCACTTCAGCTCG GTCGTTAACCACGCCACGCCCATCATCAAGTCTTACGCCGCCCCCATTGCCACGCCCATCATCAAGTCCTACGCCGCCCCGGCTATAAGCTATGCCGCTCCTGCGGTGGTTAAGTCATACGCCGCCCCGGCTATAAGCTATGCCGCTCCTGCGGTGGTCAAGTCCTATGCCGCCCCGGCCATTAGCTACGCTGCTCCCACGCTGGTCAAGTCCTATGCCGCTCCAGCCCTGTCCCTGGGCGGCCACGACGACTACTACGGCTATCACTAA
- the LOC6494452 gene encoding facilitated trehalose transporter Tret1 yields the protein MSKGSVLPQYIAGLSASFGALCMGASIGWSSPVEEKLYSGEEYDFVVTSSQFGWVSSLLTLGATVICIPIGFAIDWIGRRPTMLALFPPYMVGWLLMIFASNVTMLYFGRFILGMCGGAFCVTAPMYCTEISTTSLRGTIGSFFQLLIVSGVLFGYLLGAFLDLMPINIVCAILPIIFVTVHFFMPESPVYLALKGRNDDAAKSLQWLRGAGADIDEELKEILEESQRQNDQEKVNILAALRRPIVLKGLGISVLLQVFQQCTGINAILFYSASIFQDVGASLEGKYASIIIGVTQVVSTLVAVVIIDKAGRRILLIISGLLMAITTALLGLYFFLSEQSPGSMDNFGWLPIASICIFIVFFSIGFGPVPWLVMAELFSEDVKSVAGSISGTSNWLSAFIVTLLFPILKESIGPGPTFWIFTGVAVVSFFYSIFCVPETKGKTILEIQHILSGGKVKHVEDDEGKKI from the exons ATGTCCAAGGGATCGGTACTGCCGCAGTATATTGCGGGTCTATCGGCCAGTTTCGGAGCCCTCTGCATGGGCGCCTCCATCGGGTGGTCGTCACCCGTCGAGGAAAAGCTCTACTCCGGCGAAGAATACGACTTCGTGGTGACGTCCAGCCAATTCGGATGGGTATCGTCGCTCCTCACCTTGGGCGCCACTGTGATCTGCATTCCCATCGGTTTCGCCATTGACTGGATCGGCAGGAGGCCCACTATGCTGGCGCTCTTCCCCCCCTACATGGTGGGATGGCTCCTAATGATCTTCGCCTCGAACGTCACCATGCTGTACTTTGGAAGATTCATCTTGGGAATGTGCGGCGGAGCCTTTTGTGTTACGGCCCCCATGTACTGTACGGAGATCTCAACGACATCCCTTAGAGGAACCATTGGTTCCTTCTTCCAGCTGCTAATCGTGTCGGGAGTGCTGTTTGGCTACTTGCTGGGAGCCTTCCTCGATTTGATGCCCATCAACATCGTATGCGCCATCCTTCCCATCATATTTGTCACCGTGCACTTCTTCATGCCCGAGTCCCCCGTCTACTTGGCCCTGAAGGGGAGAAACGACGATGCCGCCAAGTCCCTGCAGTGGCTGCGTGGCGCTGGTGCCGACATCGACGAAGAGCTCAAGGAGATCCTGGAGGAGTCCCAAAGGCAAAATGATCAGGAAAAG GTCAATATTCTGGCTGCTCTGCGTCGTCCCATTGTCCTGAAAGGACTTGGCATCTCCGTTCTGCTGCAGGTTTTCCAGCAGTGTACCGGAATCAACGCCATCCTCTTCTACTCCGCCTCCATTTTCCAGGATGTGGGTGCCAGTTTGGAAGGCAAGTATGCCTCGATCATCATTGGAGTGACCCAAGTGGTCAGCACACTGGTGGCAGTGGTTATTATCGACAAGGCCGGTCGTAGGATTCTGCTCATCATTTCCGGCCTCCTGATGGCCATTACCACAGCCCTGCTTGGTCTTTACTTCTTTTTGAGCGAACAAAGCCCCGGTTCGATGGATAACTTTGGCTGGCTGCCCATCGCTAGCATCTGCATCTTCATCGTCTTCTTCTCGATCGGATTCGGACCGGTGCCCTGGCTGGTTATGGCCGAGCTCTTCTCGGAGGATGTCAAGAGTGTGGCGGGATCGATTTCCGGCACCAGCAATTGGCTGTCGGCCTTCATAGTTACCCTGCTCTTCCCGATCCTCAAGGAATCCATCGGACCGGGTCCCACTTTCTGGATCTTCACCGGGGTTGCGGTTGTGTCATTCTTCTATTCGATCTTCTGCGTGCCGGAGACCAAGGGCAAGACGATACTGGAGATCCAGCACATCCTTTCCGGCGGAAAAGTGAAACATGTGGAAGACGACGAGGGGAAGAAGATCTAG
- the LOC6494451 gene encoding protein PET100 homolog, mitochondrial, with translation MGTWVLEVAKMGMYMAFPVAMFHIFNQPEYFEEWVTKKKRELYPPESQSHHEELQRAIREHHAQHDAKMLRAMEEAERKK, from the coding sequence ATGGGTACCTGGGTGCTGGAGGTGGCCAAGATGGGCATGTACATGGCGTTTCCGGTGGCGATGTTCCACATCTTCAACCAGCCGGAGTACTTCGAAGAGTGGGTGACCAAGAAGAAGCGGGAGCTTTACCCGCCGGAGAGCCAGAGCCACCATGAGGAGCTGCAGCGCGCCATTAGGGAGCACCATGCTCAGCACGACGCCAAGATGCTGCGCGCCATGGAGGAGGCGGAGCGCAAGAAGTAG
- the LOC6494450 gene encoding uncharacterized protein LOC6494450 — MDRGTDHVNINEFRDRELAARMRRCNYEKYKSLVRMHLSFELELNTDEFDLPCHEIVYEEKGKLKKWNRLSKKHRLGHGGAATVCTAASGSGSKSVGNSPTETLQQQIDPGFLMHLQELKEFLMLEKNLTQEGLFRKTGAVSRQNELRLHIQHDKPLDLELAGFSAHDCATVFKSFLSELPEPLLTDAHYPAHLQIAPLCQALSGQVAAPAERQQHLLSSVQLLLLLLPEEHRELLQHIIEMLHAVAQHEKSNKMSAENLATLFTPHLICPRQLPPEVLHYQAKKMASIVCYMIVRGMDIFEVPGKLATDIRAYFLERKRKKTMSPEQTLDESISDVSTVNTVYTFVDRAATAAATNTNNTDTELAQLYAHIQSMPESSKKRRLIKQFNKQNGQGTPLQLVVMNRLKNNEATRSAKSLGDSIKKHIFHKSLMSRTPKRVPPSFHMAGGAETPNMSHVKQPKLRVLFQSPTPPTHTATISSTITSVTLATNPLHQLPKSISSASLKIESSLSSSDSSSSCAPTGSISAPVSRQQSKEGGGEPILAGQELDEIDTDCCVTPLKIMSAAARLIEKKTVAWDDHRLLAVEEYSNPSTPVQQSSRYKSEPNLSSLLPQVHATEEEDDDDGALTPIVEGASSIPASSHHLGRSITRKLMKGVSMGNLRFPFSTPETTKRLVRSVSATLRRRPSGDAETKHQAPLLEDVDDSDVEEDHDNDEEDDDTLSENNGSSNELPPMSMGYQQILQSSVYRNMDLITSTPALHLGRRSMSPITKSTQRMPKAMQESIMTPRSRKPVMLLNALAVNGDKQLNLSLSEQEEPDSIGGTPTKQREPPSLHSEDATSLGGYAEILGQQHSFGLLNSRYRTTSRSSNSNSHEDSKPSNALSSDFKEYLLTRSVLTASPADLSFASRSDDFGGASTTQDIDDLDESDLSPSLLYCLDGNEPSTSMASPFASSNGRKRSALKSALPADAVGEDNKENMENGVQEEHSRTKKLLITSPEEYPGETAL, encoded by the exons ATGGACCGAGGCACCGATCACGTCAACATCAATGAGTTCCGAGATCGGGAATTGGCGGCACGCATGCGCCGCTGCAACTACGAGAAGTACAAGTCACTGGTGCGCATGCACCTGTCCTTTGAACTGGAACTAAATACGGATGA ATTTGACTTGCCCTGTCACGAGATCGTTTACGAGGAAAAGGGAAAACTCAAGAAGTGGAATCGCCTGTCCAAGAAACACCGTCTGGGACACGGAGGAGCTGCTACCGTTTGCACAGCAGCCTCGGGATCGGGTAGCAAGTCCGTGGGCAACAGCCCAACCGAAACACTTCAGCAGCAGATTGATCCCGGCTTTCTTATGCACCTGCAGGAGCTGAAGGAGTTTCTCATGCTGGAGAAGA ATCTCACCCAGGAGGGTCTGTTTCGCAAAACTGGAGCGGTTTCCCGGCAGAATGAGCTGCGGCTGCATATCCAGCACGATAAGCCCTTGGATCTGGAGCTGGCAGGGTTCTCTGCCCATGATTGCGCTACTGTCTTCAAAAGCTTTCTTTCGGAATTGCCAGAACCATTGCTCACAGATGCCCACTACCCAGCCCACCTTCAGATTGCTCCTCTCTGCCAAGCACTGAGCGGGCAGGTGGCAGCTCCGGCGGAGCGGCAGCAGCATCTGCTGAGCTCAGtccagttgctgctgcttttaTTGCCCGAAGAGCATCGGGAGCTGTTGCAGCACATCATTGAAATGCTGCACGCCGTGGCTCAGCACGAGAAGAGCAACAAGATGAGCGCCGAGAACCTGGCTACCTTGTTTACGCCGCATCTCATATGTCCGCGACAGCTGCCGCCGGAGGTTCTGCACTACCAGGCCAAGAAGATGGCCAGCATTGTTTGCTATATGATTGTGCGTGGGATGGACATCTTCGAGGTTCCGGGGAAGCTGGCTACCGACATTCGGGCGTACTTTCTCGAACGCAAACGCAAGAAAACCATGTCGCCGGAACAAACGCTCGACGAGTCCATCTCGGACGTCTCGACGGTCAACACGGTGTACACTTTCGTAGACCGCGCGGCTACCGCAGCAGCCACAAACACGAACAACACGGACACTGAGTTGGCTCAGCTCTATGCTCACATACAGAGCATGCCGGAGTCTTCGAAAAAGCGTCGGCTGATCAAGCAGTTCAATAAGCAAAACGGGCAGG gcaCGCCCTTGCAGTTGGTGGTGATGAATAGGCTGAAGAACAACGAGGCCACACGTAGCGCCAAATCCCTGGGCGACTCCATCAAGAAGCACATTTTTCACAAGAGTCTCATGTCCCGTACTCCGAAGAGGGTGCCGCCCAGCTTCCATATGGCCGGAGGTGCTGAG ACGCCCAACATGTCGCATGTGAAGCAGCCGAAACTTCGGGTGCTCTTCCAGAGTCCCACTCCACCCACTCACACCGCCACCATCTCGTCCACCATTACCAGCGTCACCCTCGCCACTAACCCGCTGCATCAGCTTCCGAAGTCCATATCATCCGCCTCGCTGAAAATCGAATCCTCCCTGTCCTCCTCCGACAGCAGCTCAAGCTGCGCTCCTACCGGCAGCATCTCAGCTCCAGTAAGCCGCCAGCAGTCGAAAGAGGGTGGGGGAGAACCTATTTTAGCTGGCCAGGAACTGGACGAAATAGACACTGATTGCTGTGTCACACCCCTGAAGATTATGTCGGCGGCTGCCAGACTGATCGAAAAGAAGACTGTGGCCTGGGACGACCACCGCCTATTGGCGGTGGAGGAGTACTCGAATCCCTCCACGCCGGTGCAGCAGTCGTCGCGCTATAAGTCGGAGCCTAATCTTTCGAGCCTACTGCCACAGGTGCACGccacggaggaggaggacgacgacgacggAGCCTTGACCCCCATTGTGGAAGGGGCTAGTTCCATTCCAGCAAGCAGCCACCACCTAGGAAGGTCAATCACGCGCAAGCTCATGAAGGGCGTTAGCATGGGCAACTTACGGTTCCCGTTCAGCACCCCGGAGACGACGAAGCGGCTGGTGCGCAGTGTTTCGGCCACCCTGCGGAGACGGCCAAGCGGAGATGCTGAAACCAAGCACCAAGCTCCCTTACTCGAGGATGTGGACGACAGTGACGTGGAGGAGGATCATGATAATGACGAGGAAGACGACGACACCCTGTCGGAGAACAATGGCAGCTCCAATGAACTGCCCCCTATGAGCATGGGCTACCAGCAGATCCTCCAGAGCAGTGTGTACCGCAACATGGATCTCATAACCAGCACACCGGCTCTGCACTTGGGTCGGCGGTCCATGTCGCCGATTACCAAATCTACGCAGCGCATGCCCAAAGCGATGCAG GAATCAATCATGACGCCCCGTTCCCGCAAACCAGTAATGCTGCTCAATGCCTTGGCCGTCAATGGCGACAAGCAGCTGAACTTGAGCCTGTCCGAGCAGGAGGAGCCCGACTCCATCGGTGGCACACCCACCAAGCAGCGGGAACCGCCGTCCCTGCACAGTGAGGATGCTACCTCCTTGGGTGGCTACGCGGAGATCTTGGGGCAGCAGCACAGTTTTGGCCTCCTCAACTCCAGATACAGAACGACGAGccggagcagcaacagcaacagccacgAGGATTCGAAGCCCTCCAATGCCTTATCTAGTGATTTCAA GGAGTATTTGCTTACACGCAGCGTGCTGACAGCCAGTCCGGCGGACTTGTCCTTCGCCAGCCGGTCAGATGACTTCGGCGGGGCGAGCACCACGCAGGACATCGATGACCTTGATGAGTCCGATCTGAGTCCCAGTCTTCTGTACTGCCTGGATGGCAATGAGCCCTCCACCTCCATGGCTTCGCCATTTGCCAGTTCCAATGGGCGGAAGAGGTCTGCATTGAAGTCAGCATTGCCTGCCGACGCCGTGGGCGAGGACAACAAGGAGAACATGGAAAATGGCGTTCAGGAGGAGCACTCACGAACCAAAAAACTTCTTATAACTTCTCCCGAGGAGTATCCTGGAGAGACAGCCCTTTAG